The region CCGACTTCCAAGACATCTTCGGCAAGGAGAACTTCTTCGCCGAGGTCATGGACCACGGCATCGACATCGAGCGCCGCACGATGCAAGACCTGTTCCGGCTCGCCAAAGAGCTCGACATGCCGCTCGTCGCCACCAACGACCTGCACTACACGCACGCCCACGACGCCACGGCACACGCCGCGCTGCTCTGCGTGCAGTCGGCCTCGACCCTCGACGACCCGAACCGCTTCAAGTTCGACTCCGACGAGTTCTACCTCAAGTCGGCGGCGCAGATGCGTCACCTCTTCCGCGACCACCCCGAGGCTTGCGACAACACGCTGCTCATCGCCGAGCGCTGCGAGGTCAACTTCGAGCACCGCGACCTCATGCCGCGCTTCCCGGTCCCCGAGGGCGAGACCGAGGCCAGCTGGTTCGAGAAAGAGGTCGCGGCCGGCATGATGCGCCGGTTCCACAACGCGCCCTCCGAGGCCCACCTGGCGCAGGCCAAGTACGAGGTCGACGTCATCAAGCAGATGGGGTTCCCCGGCTACTTCCTGGTAGTCGCCGACTTCATCACCTGGGCCAAGCAGCAGGGCATCCGTGTGGGTCCCGGCCGTGGTTCCGCCGCCGGCTCGATGGCCTCGTACGCGATGGGCATCACCGAGCTCGACCCGCTGGCGCACGGCCTCATCTTCGAGCGCTTCCTCAACCCCGACCGCGTCTCCATGCCCGACGTCGACGTCGACTTCGACGACCGGCGCCGCGGCGAGGTCATCCGCTACGTCACCGACAAGTACGGCGACGACCGCGTCGCGCAGATCGTGACCTACGGCACCATCAAGGCGAAGCAGGCGCTGAAAGACTCGTCGCGTGTTCTCGGCATGCCGTACTCGGTCGGCGAGAAGCTGACCAAGGCCATGCCTCCGGCCATCATGGGCAAGGACATCGCGCTCGGCGACATCATGAACAAGGATGCGCCCCGCTGGAAAGAGGCGAGCGACATCCGGGCGGTCATCGAGACCGACATGGAGGCCGCCAAGGTCTTCGAGACCGCGCTCGGCATCGAGAACCTCAAGCGCCAGTGGGGGGTGCACGCGGCAGGTGTCATCCTGTCGGCGGAGCCGCTCCTCGACGTGCTGCCGATCATGAAGCGCGAAGACGACGGCGCCATCATCACCCAGTTCGACCAGCCGCCGCTCGAAGACCTCGGCCTGATCAAGATGGACTTCCTCGGGCTGCGCAACCTGACGATCATCGAAGACGCGCTCAAGATGATCGAGAAGAACACGGGCTCGAAGCTCGTGATCGAAGACCTCGACCTCGACGCCGACCAGAAGACCTACGACCTGCTCGCCCGCGGCGACACGCTCGGCGTGTTCCAGCTCGACGGCGGGCCGATGCGCGCGCTGCTCAAGCAGCTCAAGCCCACCAGCTTCGAAGACATCTCGGCCGTCATCGCCCTCTACCGCCCCGGGCCCATGGGCATGAACTCGCACACCAACTACGCCCTGCGTAAGAACGGTCTGCAGGCGATCGAGGCCATCCACCCCGAACTCGAAGAGCCACTGCGCGAGAGCCTCGGCATAACCTACGGTCTCATCGTCTACCAAGAGCAAGTGATGTTCGTGGCGCAGAAGGTCGCCGGGTTCTCGCTCGGCCAGGCCGACGTGCTGCGCCGCGCGATGGGCAAGAAGAAGAAGAGCGAGCTCGACAAGCAGTTCGCCGACTTCGAGGCCGGAATGGTCGGCAACGGCTACAGCGCGGGCGCCGTCAAGGTGCTCTGGGACACCCTGATGCCCTTCGCCGACTACGCGTTCAACAAGGCGCACTCGGCCGGCTACGGCGTGCTCAGCTACTGGACCGCGTACCTCAAAGCCAACTACCCCGCCGAGTACATGGCGGCGCTGCTCACGAGCGTCGGCGACTCGAAAGACAAGCTCGGCATGTACCTCAACGAGTGCCGCCGCATGGGCATCAAGGTGCTCGCGCCCGACGTCAACGAGTCGTTCGTCGACTTCACCGCCGTACCGACCGCCGAGGGCGCCACCGGCATCGGCGACATCCGCTTCGGCCTCGGTGCCGTGCGCAACGTCGGCGCCAACGTCGTCGAAGGAATCCGCGCGGCGCGCGAGGCGAAAGGACGCTTCGAGTCGTTCCACGACTTCCTCGCCAAGGTGCCGCTGCAGGTCACGAACAAGCGCACCGTCGAGTCGCTCATCAAGGCGGGCGCGTTCGACTCGCTGGGTTCGACGCGCCGGGCGCTGCTGGAGATCCACGAAGACGCCGTCGACGGCTCGGTCAACGTCAAGCGCACCGAGGCGACGGGGCAGGCCGGCTTCGACTTCGACAGCCTCTTCGACGAGCCGCAGGAGACCAGCAAGGTCCCCGACCGCCCCGAGTGGGCCAAGCGCGACAAGCTCGCCTTCGAGCGCGAGATGCTCGGCCTCTACGTCTCCGACCACCCACTCGCCGGGCTCGAGGTCGCACTCGCCAAGCACGCGAGCGCCACGATCACCGACCTGCTCGCGGGCGAGGTGGCGGGCGACGGCGAACACGTCACGGTCGCCGGACTCATCACCAGCGTGCAGCACCGCGTGGCCAAGAACTCGGGCAACCAGTACGGCATCATCTCGGTGGAGGACTTCGGCGCCCAGATCGACGTGATGTTCCTCGGCAAGGCCTACCAGGAGTTCGCGCCCGAACTCGTCAACGACTCCGTGGTGGTCATCCGCGGACGGGTGAGCCTGCGCGACGACGGCATGAACCTGCACGGCTCGAGCCTGATGGTGCCCGAACTCGGCCAGGGCGGCGTCGCCGGATCGATCATGATCTCGCTGCCCGACACGAGGGCGACGCCGCCGACGATCCGCGCGCTCAAAGAAATGCTGCTGCGCCACAAGGGCGACGGCGAGGTGCGCCTGCGACTGACCAAGGGCGACACGGGCCGCATCTACGAGGTGCCCTACTCGGTGCAGACCACCGGGGACTTCTTCGGCGAACTGAAGAGCCTGCTCGGGCCCGGCTGCCTGGTGTAGCCGGGCCGGTGGGCGGCCGCGCACGTGGCCGCCGCACACGTGGCCGCCGCACATGAGGCGATTCCGGCGATATGAGCCAACCGCGGCTGGCTCATTTCGCCGAAACCGGCTCGGTACCGGTCGGCACTCGCCTGGTAGTGCTTGGGGCCGTCCTCCACAGGGTGCGTTATGCACCGGATCGCGTTCGGCGTGCCGGTGGCCACTCCGCTGGACCACGCTCGGGGGATGTCTAAACTCCCCGTTCTTTTCTTGAGCCGCGAGGCCGAGCAGCTCGGCTCCGCGCGTCTGTTGCGGCAGCAGTGCGCGGCCGGGATCTTCACGCGCGTCGCGCCCGGCGTCTATGTGGATCGTGCCGAATGGACCGGGCTGAATGACGACGACCGCTATCGCGTCCGCGTGCGTGCGGCGGCTTCGCGTTCCGCCCCCGGGTCACAGTTCTCACACGACTCGGCAGCTGCGATGCTGCGCCTGCCTTCGATCGGAGCATGGCCGGCGAGGGTACACGAACTCGTGGCACCGGCCGCCGGCGGTACCTCGCGCCGGGGCATCCTGCGACACGGCCTCGGTCTCGACCCGAGGGCGACGGAGATCGACGGCGTGTGCGTCACCTCCATCGAGCGCACAGTGATCGACGTGGCGTGCACCACGACCTTCGTGCGCTCGGTCGCCATGATCGATCAGGCGCTGCGGCCCGAGCGGGAGGGCGAGCCGCGTTGGAACCTCGGTATCCCACTCGCGACGAAGCCGGGGCTCCTGACCCTGATCGACGAACTCGACCCGTACCGCGGGCTCGTGTCGGCGCGCCGGGCGGTCGAGTTCGCCGACGGGGGAGCGGGCTCCCCGGCCGAGTCGCTCGGGCGCGTACAGTTCCATGCTCTGCGGTTGCCGCCGCCCGAGTTGCAGGTGCCGTTCTTCGATGACCGGGGTCTCATCGGGTACGCCGACTTCTACTGGCGCGAGTTCGACCTCATCGGCGAGGTCGATGGTCGGTCGAAATACGGGCCGCAGCGGCACTTCCAACGGGGTATCCCGCTCGAAGAACTCCTGTGGCAGGAGAAGCAGCGCGAGGACCGCCTGCGCGCGGCTGTGCGCGCGTTCGTCCGTCTGGATTGGGCGGCATTGAACGACCGCTCCGGTCTCGCCTCGCGCATGTCGCAGCACGGACTAAGGCGCAAATGAGGCTCTTCCGGCGATATGAGCCCGCCGTGCCAGGCTCATCTTGCCGAAAGTGGCTCGCGAACCGGTTGGAGCCGGCGGCCGGCCGCGCTCAGCCCAGCTCGCCCGGCTTCATGTAGGTGCGTTCGTGGTACAGCAGCGCGTCGTCCTCGGCGCCCAGCGCGCCCTCTTCGATCTGCACGACGACAACCGCGTTGTTGTGCACCGGGTGCACCTCGATGATGCGGCCGACCATCCAGGCCGTGACATCCTTCAGGATCGGCACCCCGTGCGGGCCGGGCGCCCAGTGACCGCCGACGAACCGCACCGCGTTGTCCGCGGCCAGCTTCTCGGCCTGGTGCCGCGACCGCGGGCCGAGCGTGTGGATGGCGACGCGGTTTCCGACCGTCATGGCGGGCCAGGCGCTCGCGATGCGAGCCATGTTGAACGTGACGAGCGGCGGCACCGCGGCGAGGCTCGCGAGGCTCGTGGCCGTGAAGCCGACCGGGCTGCCCTCGGGGGACAGCGACGTGATCGCCGCAACTCCCGCGGCGTGCCGGCGGAAGGTCTGCTTGAAGGCCTCCAGGTCGCCGGGCTGCTCGACGGGCGGTTGCGAGCCTGGATCGTGAGGGGGAGTGGTCTCGTTCATACGCAGGTATCAATCATCAGCGGGCTTTGCCTATTCCCTGCACGTCGTCACCGGTGCACACAACTAACATGGTGAGGCCATGATCCAACTCATTGACCTCCGTGACCTCCAGCCTAATCGCGTCGACCTCACCGAACTGATTCCCCGTTCCCAGAACGACCCCTCCCAGGTCACCGACGTGGCGCAGGGCCTCATCGACGCCGTTCGCGAGCGCGGCGAAGCCGCCCTGCTCGACCAGGCCGAGCGCCTCGACGGGGTGCGCCCCGCGCAGATCCGCATCCACGCCGACGAGATCAACAGGGCCGTCCGCGACCTCGACCCCGCGGTTCGCGACGCGATCGAGGAGGCCATCCGCCGCGTCACGATCGCCTCGCAGGCTCAGCTTCCCGCACCCGTCGTCACGACCCTCGGCGACGGCGCCCAGGTCATCCAGCGCTGGCAGCCGGTCAAGCGGGTCGGTCTCTACGTTCCGGGCGGCAAGGCGGTCTACCCGTCGAGCGTCGTGATGAACGTCGTTCCGGCACAGGTCGCCGGCGTGTCATCCATCGCTCTCGCCTCTCCCGCACAGAAGCACTTCGACGGTTCCGTGCACCCGACCATCCTCGCGGCCGCCGGCCTGCTCGGAGTCGACGAGGTCTACGCCATGGGCGGCGCGGGCGCGGTCGGCGCCTTCGCCTACGGCGTGCCGTCGATTGGGCTCGACCCGGTGCACGTCATCACCGGCCCCGGCAACCAGTACGTCACGGCGGCCAAGCGCCTCGTGCGCGGTGTCGCCGGGATCGACTCCGAGGCCGGCCCCACCGAGATCCTGGTGATTGCGGATGCCACGGCCAACGCCCGCCTCATCGCCGCCGACCTCGTCAGCCAGGCCGAACACGACGAACTGGCTGCCGCGGTTCTCGTCACCGACTCCCCGGAGCTCGCCGAGCGCGTGCGCGTCGAACTCGTGTCGGTTGCCGCGTCCACCCACCACACCGCGCGCGTCGCGGAGGCTCTCGCCGGCCAGCAGTCGGCGATCGTCCTGGTCGCCGACCTGGCCGCCGCGGCCGCCTTCAGCAACGCCTACGGCCCCGAGCACCTCGAGATCCAGACCGAGGAACCCGGCGCGGTTCTCGACCTCATCGACAGCGCGGGCGCGATCTTCCTCGGCGAGAACTCGCCGGTGAGCCTCGGCGACTATCTGGCTGGCTCGAACCACGTACTGCCGACCGGCGGCCAGTCCCGCTTCTCCTCGGGGCTCGGCGCCTACACGTTCCTGCGCCCGCAGCAGGTCATCAACTACGACCGTGCCGCGCTGCAGGCGGTGGAGGCCCGCATCGTCGCCCTCAGTTCGGCCGAAGACCTGCCCGCGCACGGCGACGCCGTCACGGCCCGGTTCACGCAGCAGTAGCACCGCGGCGCACCGCCGGCCTCCCGCGCCGCGGGGGTGACCGGGGTACAATCGAGCCACCATGTTCTGCCCCTTTTGCCGCCACCCCGACAGCAGGGTCGTCGATTCCCGCACGAGTGACGACGGCATGTCCATCCGCCGCCGTCGCCAGTGCCCCGAGTGCGGCCGTCGTTTCAGCACCACCGAAACCGCGAGTCTCATGGTGATCAAACGCAACGGCGTCGTCGAGCCGTTCAGCCGCGAGAAGATCGTGAGCGGCGTGCGCAAGGCCTGCCAGGGCCGCCCCGTGACCGACACCGATCTCGCGGTTCTCGCGCAGAAGGTCGAGGAGTCCATCCGCGCCACCGGGGCAGCGCAGATCGAGGCGAACGACATCGGCCTCGCGATCCTGCCGCCGCTGCGCGACCTCGACGAGGTGGCCTACCTGCGCTTCGCGAGCGTCTACCAGGGCTTCGACTCGCTCGACGATTTCGAGAGCGCGATCACGTCGCTCCGCGTGGCCCACGCGCACACCGCGGCCCTCGACAAGAGCGGCGAGTAGGCACCCGCGAAGAGCCGCAACCGGTCGGCGCTGTAGCGTTGACCCCAGCATGTACAGACTCTTCTTCTCCACGGTCCTCACCCGCATCGACCCGGAGCGCGCCCACCACCTGGCCTTCATGGTCATCCAGCGGCTGCCGCTCATCGGCATCGGTGCGCTCGTGCGCCGGTTCACCCGGCCCGACCCGAGCCTCGCGGTCTCGGCGCTCGGCCTGACGTTCGACTCGCCGTTCGGTGTGGCGGCCGGGTTCGACAAAGACGGCAAGGCCATCCGCGGACTCGGGCAGCTCGGCTTCGGCCACGTGGAGGTCGGTACCATCACCGCACGCCCGCAGCCGGGCAACCCGCGGCCGCGACTGTTCCGCCTGGTCGCCGACAGCGCCGTCATCAACCGCATGGGCTTCAACAACTACGGCGCCGCCGCCGCGCGCGACCGCCTCGCGAAAGAGGCGTCGCGGTCGTCACGGCCGATCATCGGCGTCAATATCGGTAAGTCCCGGGTGGTCGAGGTGGATGACGCGGTCTCCGACTACCTCGAGAGCACCATGCTGTTGGCGCCGGCCGCCGATTACCTCGTGGTGAACGTGAGCTCGCCCAACACCCCCGGCCTGCGGGGCCTGCAGGAGCTCGACAAGCTGGCGCCCCTGCTCTCCGCCGTGCAGGGCGCCGCGGGAAACACGCCGGTGCTCGTAAAAATCGCGCCCGACCTTTCCGACGGCGAGGTGCGCCGCATCACCGAGCTCGCCCTCGAACTCGGCCTCGACGGCATCATCGCCAACAACACGACCCTGTCGCGCGAGAACCTCGCCACCGACCCCGCGATCGTGACGGCGGCCGGGGCGGGCGGCCTCTCCGGCGCACCACTGGCCGCGCGGTCGCTCGAACTGCTCGTCCTGATCCGGTCGCTCGTGCCGGACGATTTCTGCGTCATCTCGGTCGGCGGCGTCGACACCGCCGCCGACGTGCGCGCGCGTTTGGCCGCTGGGGCCACCCTCGTGCAGGGCTACACCGCGTTCCTCTACCGCGGCCCGTTCTGGGCGAGGTCGATCAACCGCGGACTCGCGGCGCACGGCGCGTAGCCGAAACGAGGCTCAGCCAAAACGAGAAGAGCCCGTCGAGAATCTCGACGGGCTCTTCTCACACTCTGTCAGCTCGGTACCGGGTCAGCTCGGGTACTGGCGGCGCTTGACCTGCGGCTTCGGCAGGCGCATCAGGCGCAGCTGCAGCGCGCGCATCGCGGCGTACCAGCGCAGGCCGGCCTCGACCTTGTCGGCGCCGAACTTCGCGGCCAGCTTCTTACGGATGATGAGCCCGACGATCACGCAGTCGATCACCGCGGCTATGAAGAACAGCCAGAGCAGGCCGAACGCGCCGACCTGGACCTCGGGGGACGGCACGACGGTGGCGATCAGCACGATGACCATCACGGGGATGAGGAACTCGCCGATGCTCGTGCGTGCGTCGATGTAGTCGCGCACGTAACGGCGCTGCACGCCGCGGTCACGGGCGGGCATGTACTTCTCGACGCCGTTGGCCATGCCGATGCGCTGCTTCTCGCGTTCGGTGGCGAGCACGGCGCGCGACTGGCGACGGGCCTCCGCGCGGTCGTTGGACACGAGGGGCCGCTTGCGGGCCTCCTCCTTCTCTTTGCGCGTGGGCGTCGGGCGCCCCTTGCCAGCAGAGGTGCTGTCTTGGTTGAGCTCGTACCGGGCGTCGTTGTCGGTCGAGTTGTCGGTGTTCCTGGCCACGATGAGTCCTTGCGATTGGGGGCGTCTTAAGATTACCTCTATGACAGATTTCGAGCAGACAATCCCGACAGGCTCCCACCCGGAGCTCGCCGCCCTGAGGGAGTCCGTGCAGCTCGGGCTGCCCGCGGCGATCGCCGACCTCTCCCGGCTCGTGCGCATCCCCTCCGTCTCCTGGGACGGCTTCGACCCCGCCCACGTGGCCGCGAGCGCAAACGCCGTGAAGGGTCTCCTCGACGACCTCGGCGTCTTCGACTCGGTCGAGATCGCCCGCGCCCCGATCGGCTCGACCGAGACGCTCGGCCAGCCCGCCGTGCTCGCTACCCGCGCGGCCCGCAACGGCCGCCCGACCATCCTGCTCTACGCCCACCACGACGTGCAGCCGCAGGGCAACGAAGACGACTGGGACTCGGCGCCGTTCGAACCCACCGTGCGCGGCGACCGCCTCTACGGCCGAGGCGCCTCCGACGACAAGGCCGGGGTGATGTCGCACATCGCGGCCATCCGCGCCTTCGCCGCAACGGTCGGCTCCGACTTCGATCTCGGCCTCGCCGTCTTCATCGAGGGGGAGGAGGAGTTCGGCTCGCGTTCGTTCTCGAACTTCCTCGCCGAGAACGAGACCGCCCTGCGCGCCGACGTCATCATCGTCGCCGACTCCGACAACTGGAACGTCACCACCCCGTCGCTCACCGTCGCCCTGCGCGGCAACGTCGCCTTCAAGCTGAAGGTCTCCACCCTCGCGCACGCCTCGCACTCGGGCATGTACGGGGGAGCGGTTCCGGATGCCATGCTCGCGACGATCAGATTGCTCGCGACCCTGCACGACGAGACCGGATCCGTCGCGGTCGCCGGTCTCACGACGCACGAGGCCGACACGCCCGATTACCCCGAGCAGCAGTTGCGCGACGAGACGGGCCTGCTCGACGGTGTCTCACCGATCGGCACCGGACCCGTTCTCAGTCGCCTCTGGTGGCAACCGGCCATCACGATCACCGGTATCGACGCGCCGACCGTCGTCAACGCGTCCAACACGCTCATCCCCTCGGTCACGGTGAAGCTGAGCGCCCGTATCGCCCCCGGCCAGACGGCGAGCGACGCGTACGCGGCCATCGAGGCGCACCTGACCGCCAACGCCCCCTTCGGCGCGCATCTGGAGATCACCGACGTCGACCCGGGCAACCCGTTCCTCGTCGACACGTCCGGCTGGGCCGCCGTCGAAGCCAAGGCGGCCATGCACGAGGCGTGGGGTACCGCGCCGGTCGAGACCGGCATCGGCGGCTCGATCCCGTTCATCGCCGACCTCGTCGACGTCTTCGGCGACGCCCAGATCCTCGTCACCGGCGTCGAAGACCCCGACACGCGCGCGCACAGCCCGAACGAGTCGCAGCACCTGGGAGTCTTCC is a window of Conyzicola nivalis DNA encoding:
- the dnaE gene encoding DNA polymerase III subunit alpha, with the protein product MPSNDSFVHLHVHSEYSMLDGAARVGPLMKAAAAEGMPAIAMTDHGNMFGAYDFWKQATANGVKPIIGTEAYITPGTARGDRTRVRWGGQHQNQDDVGGSGSYTHMTLLSENNEGMHNLFRLSSLASIEGFYFKPRMDRELLSQYGKGIIATTGCVGGEVQTRLRLGQYEEARQAASDFQDIFGKENFFAEVMDHGIDIERRTMQDLFRLAKELDMPLVATNDLHYTHAHDATAHAALLCVQSASTLDDPNRFKFDSDEFYLKSAAQMRHLFRDHPEACDNTLLIAERCEVNFEHRDLMPRFPVPEGETEASWFEKEVAAGMMRRFHNAPSEAHLAQAKYEVDVIKQMGFPGYFLVVADFITWAKQQGIRVGPGRGSAAGSMASYAMGITELDPLAHGLIFERFLNPDRVSMPDVDVDFDDRRRGEVIRYVTDKYGDDRVAQIVTYGTIKAKQALKDSSRVLGMPYSVGEKLTKAMPPAIMGKDIALGDIMNKDAPRWKEASDIRAVIETDMEAAKVFETALGIENLKRQWGVHAAGVILSAEPLLDVLPIMKREDDGAIITQFDQPPLEDLGLIKMDFLGLRNLTIIEDALKMIEKNTGSKLVIEDLDLDADQKTYDLLARGDTLGVFQLDGGPMRALLKQLKPTSFEDISAVIALYRPGPMGMNSHTNYALRKNGLQAIEAIHPELEEPLRESLGITYGLIVYQEQVMFVAQKVAGFSLGQADVLRRAMGKKKKSELDKQFADFEAGMVGNGYSAGAVKVLWDTLMPFADYAFNKAHSAGYGVLSYWTAYLKANYPAEYMAALLTSVGDSKDKLGMYLNECRRMGIKVLAPDVNESFVDFTAVPTAEGATGIGDIRFGLGAVRNVGANVVEGIRAAREAKGRFESFHDFLAKVPLQVTNKRTVESLIKAGAFDSLGSTRRALLEIHEDAVDGSVNVKRTEATGQAGFDFDSLFDEPQETSKVPDRPEWAKRDKLAFEREMLGLYVSDHPLAGLEVALAKHASATITDLLAGEVAGDGEHVTVAGLITSVQHRVAKNSGNQYGIISVEDFGAQIDVMFLGKAYQEFAPELVNDSVVVIRGRVSLRDDGMNLHGSSLMVPELGQGGVAGSIMISLPDTRATPPTIRALKEMLLRHKGDGEVRLRLTKGDTGRIYEVPYSVQTTGDFFGELKSLLGPGCLV
- a CDS encoding flavin reductase family protein, whose protein sequence is MNETTPPHDPGSQPPVEQPGDLEAFKQTFRRHAAGVAAITSLSPEGSPVGFTATSLASLAAVPPLVTFNMARIASAWPAMTVGNRVAIHTLGPRSRHQAEKLAADNAVRFVGGHWAPGPHGVPILKDVTAWMVGRIIEVHPVHNNAVVVVQIEEGALGAEDDALLYHERTYMKPGELG
- the hisD gene encoding histidinol dehydrogenase, with the protein product MIQLIDLRDLQPNRVDLTELIPRSQNDPSQVTDVAQGLIDAVRERGEAALLDQAERLDGVRPAQIRIHADEINRAVRDLDPAVRDAIEEAIRRVTIASQAQLPAPVVTTLGDGAQVIQRWQPVKRVGLYVPGGKAVYPSSVVMNVVPAQVAGVSSIALASPAQKHFDGSVHPTILAAAGLLGVDEVYAMGGAGAVGAFAYGVPSIGLDPVHVITGPGNQYVTAAKRLVRGVAGIDSEAGPTEILVIADATANARLIAADLVSQAEHDELAAAVLVTDSPELAERVRVELVSVAASTHHTARVAEALAGQQSAIVLVADLAAAAAFSNAYGPEHLEIQTEEPGAVLDLIDSAGAIFLGENSPVSLGDYLAGSNHVLPTGGQSRFSSGLGAYTFLRPQQVINYDRAALQAVEARIVALSSAEDLPAHGDAVTARFTQQ
- the nrdR gene encoding transcriptional regulator NrdR gives rise to the protein MFCPFCRHPDSRVVDSRTSDDGMSIRRRRQCPECGRRFSTTETASLMVIKRNGVVEPFSREKIVSGVRKACQGRPVTDTDLAVLAQKVEESIRATGAAQIEANDIGLAILPPLRDLDEVAYLRFASVYQGFDSLDDFESAITSLRVAHAHTAALDKSGE
- a CDS encoding quinone-dependent dihydroorotate dehydrogenase, with the translated sequence MYRLFFSTVLTRIDPERAHHLAFMVIQRLPLIGIGALVRRFTRPDPSLAVSALGLTFDSPFGVAAGFDKDGKAIRGLGQLGFGHVEVGTITARPQPGNPRPRLFRLVADSAVINRMGFNNYGAAAARDRLAKEASRSSRPIIGVNIGKSRVVEVDDAVSDYLESTMLLAPAADYLVVNVSSPNTPGLRGLQELDKLAPLLSAVQGAAGNTPVLVKIAPDLSDGEVRRITELALELGLDGIIANNTTLSRENLATDPAIVTAAGAGGLSGAPLAARSLELLVLIRSLVPDDFCVISVGGVDTAADVRARLAAGATLVQGYTAFLYRGPFWARSINRGLAAHGA
- a CDS encoding DUF3043 domain-containing protein, whose product is MARNTDNSTDNDARYELNQDSTSAGKGRPTPTRKEKEEARKRPLVSNDRAEARRQSRAVLATEREKQRIGMANGVEKYMPARDRGVQRRYVRDYIDARTSIGEFLIPVMVIVLIATVVPSPEVQVGAFGLLWLFFIAAVIDCVIVGLIIRKKLAAKFGADKVEAGLRWYAAMRALQLRLMRLPKPQVKRRQYPS
- a CDS encoding dipeptidase; amino-acid sequence: MTDFEQTIPTGSHPELAALRESVQLGLPAAIADLSRLVRIPSVSWDGFDPAHVAASANAVKGLLDDLGVFDSVEIARAPIGSTETLGQPAVLATRAARNGRPTILLYAHHDVQPQGNEDDWDSAPFEPTVRGDRLYGRGASDDKAGVMSHIAAIRAFAATVGSDFDLGLAVFIEGEEEFGSRSFSNFLAENETALRADVIIVADSDNWNVTTPSLTVALRGNVAFKLKVSTLAHASHSGMYGGAVPDAMLATIRLLATLHDETGSVAVAGLTTHEADTPDYPEQQLRDETGLLDGVSPIGTGPVLSRLWWQPAITITGIDAPTVVNASNTLIPSVTVKLSARIAPGQTASDAYAAIEAHLTANAPFGAHLEITDVDPGNPFLVDTSGWAAVEAKAAMHEAWGTAPVETGIGGSIPFIADLVDVFGDAQILVTGVEDPDTRAHSPNESQHLGVFQRAILTEAVLFAKLNDRA